The following are encoded together in the Acetobacter vaccinii genome:
- a CDS encoding aromatic ring-hydroxylating dioxygenase subunit alpha, whose translation MMSAEQNALITEVSAGKPAGKLLRHYWQPAALAVELDSTRPVRPVQLMGQNFVLFRDENGKLGFMDRDCPHRGADLAYGRLEDGGLRCPFHGWLFDTEGNCLQTPAEPKGSTLCKRIHQKSYPVVEKSGIIFVYLGEGEAPSFPDLDCFIAPDSHTFAFKGLIDCNWLQALEVGIDPSHASFLHRFFEDDDTDAAYGRQFRSASAESDIPMTRVLREFDCPDIAVSPTPYGLQLITTRPMTEEQTHVRVTNVLFPQAFVIPMSSEMTITQWHIPINDTSTYWYAIFTSFTAPVDKEKMREQRLQLYTLPDYKPRIGRDNDYGFDPEEQASKTYTGMGEDINVHDQWAIESQGHIQDRTREHLGQADKGIIAYRRILVDAIEKAGRGETPLMVLTTDEAASIRGPATMDGVCDSGDIEHWHKVDARRRSGAPWQTASTEH comes from the coding sequence ATGATGAGTGCCGAGCAAAACGCACTGATAACCGAGGTTTCAGCAGGAAAGCCTGCAGGCAAACTGCTGCGCCACTACTGGCAGCCTGCCGCCCTTGCGGTAGAGTTGGACAGCACGCGCCCAGTGCGCCCCGTGCAGCTTATGGGACAGAACTTTGTTCTATTCCGCGACGAAAATGGAAAACTTGGCTTTATGGACAGGGATTGCCCGCACCGTGGCGCAGACCTTGCCTATGGCCGCCTGGAAGATGGTGGGTTGCGCTGCCCATTCCATGGCTGGCTGTTTGATACCGAGGGCAACTGCCTGCAAACCCCTGCCGAACCCAAGGGCAGCACACTATGCAAGCGTATCCATCAAAAATCTTATCCAGTCGTAGAAAAAAGCGGCATTATTTTTGTCTATCTTGGAGAGGGCGAAGCCCCGAGCTTTCCTGATCTAGACTGCTTTATTGCACCAGACAGCCATACTTTTGCATTCAAAGGGCTCATTGACTGCAATTGGCTGCAAGCACTTGAAGTCGGTATTGATCCGTCACATGCCAGTTTTCTGCATCGCTTTTTTGAAGATGATGACACAGATGCAGCATACGGGCGGCAGTTTCGGTCTGCTTCCGCAGAAAGTGACATTCCCATGACCAGGGTCCTGCGGGAATTCGACTGCCCGGACATTGCTGTCAGTCCCACTCCATACGGCTTGCAGCTTATTACCACCCGCCCAATGACCGAGGAGCAAACGCATGTACGCGTAACCAATGTTCTGTTTCCGCAGGCTTTTGTCATTCCCATGTCAAGCGAAATGACCATCACGCAGTGGCATATACCCATTAATGACACCAGCACATATTGGTATGCCATTTTTACCAGCTTCACAGCCCCGGTTGATAAGGAAAAAATGCGCGAACAGCGACTACAGCTTTACACCCTGCCAGACTACAAACCCCGCATAGGCCGTGACAATGACTACGGCTTTGACCCCGAAGAACAGGCCAGCAAAACTTATACCGGCATGGGGGAAGATATTAATGTGCATGACCAGTGGGCCATTGAATCCCAAGGGCACATCCAGGATCGTACCCGCGAACATCTGGGCCAGGCTGACAAAGGGATTATTGCCTACCGTCGGATACTGGTTGACGCCATTGAAAAAGCAGGCCGGGGCGAAACCCCGCTTATGGTGCTGACCACGGACGAAGCTGCCAGCATCCGCGGTCCCGCCACCATGGATGGTGTCTGTGATTCTGGCGATATCGAGCACTGGCACAAGGTCGATGCCCGCCGCCGCTCTGGCGCACCCTGGCAGACTGCTAGCACCGAACACTAG
- a CDS encoding GlxA family transcriptional regulator codes for MTELVIVFAVNDGVQLMDIAGPADVFAEANTLHGSQFYKSVIVAPQKIIRSSCGLTVQADYLLNEVGGVTIDTLLVAGAPDAARQEPDPRYTAWLFHHAGQARRFGSICGGVFALAATGLLDMQKIAAHWADVEQIRQRFPTVDVNADAIVEEDGPLRTAAGVSSGLDLALALVREDLGEGIARDVARQLVLFYKRPGGQLQYSRQKTLSPAGRSALQSLQRRIMQQPTADYGVEVMAAMVQLERRQLTRLFTQETGLSPAQWVEQTRLAVARTLLEEGRSPPKVVAADAGFGSVRTLRRVFQRHLGITPAEYRKRFGKLV; via the coding sequence ATGACAGAACTCGTGATCGTTTTTGCCGTCAACGATGGTGTGCAACTGATGGACATTGCAGGTCCGGCAGATGTGTTTGCTGAGGCCAACACACTGCATGGTAGCCAGTTTTATAAGTCCGTTATTGTCGCACCGCAGAAAATTATTCGCAGTTCGTGTGGATTGACTGTGCAGGCCGATTACCTTCTGAATGAAGTTGGCGGCGTAACAATCGATACATTATTGGTCGCAGGTGCGCCCGACGCTGCCCGCCAAGAGCCCGATCCTAGGTATACGGCATGGCTTTTCCACCATGCCGGTCAGGCACGACGGTTTGGTTCAATATGTGGAGGGGTATTTGCATTAGCTGCCACCGGCCTTTTGGATATGCAAAAAATTGCCGCGCATTGGGCTGATGTTGAACAGATCCGACAGCGTTTTCCGACTGTGGACGTCAATGCAGATGCCATTGTGGAAGAAGATGGTCCTTTACGCACCGCAGCAGGTGTTTCCTCCGGGCTGGATCTTGCCCTTGCCTTGGTCCGAGAGGATTTGGGGGAGGGTATAGCGCGTGATGTTGCCCGGCAGCTTGTGCTTTTTTACAAGCGGCCAGGAGGGCAGTTGCAATACAGCCGCCAGAAAACACTCTCTCCCGCAGGGCGTTCGGCCCTGCAATCGCTACAACGGCGCATTATGCAGCAGCCGACGGCGGACTATGGCGTAGAGGTGATGGCGGCTATGGTGCAGTTGGAGCGCCGACAACTCACTCGGCTTTTCACGCAGGAAACCGGTCTGTCTCCTGCCCAGTGGGTTGAACAGACCCGTCTGGCTGTCGCCCGCACTCTTTTGGAAGAAGGGCGTAGTCCCCCAAAGGTTGTGGCCGCAGATGCGGGTTTTGGGTCTGTGCGGACACTGCGACGCGTTTTTCAGCGTCATCTGGGGATTACCCCTGCAGAATATAGAAAACGCTTTGGGAAGTTGGTCTAA
- a CDS encoding IclR family transcriptional regulator domain-containing protein produces MKSEAKVARILTRDAEARKSNPVGRDFSEALARGLTILAAFDADHPAMTLSDLSRKVDLPRATVRRALLTLLHLGYVADEGRLFRLQPSVLRLAATYLSANPTSTLIQPVCERLAHTLNATCSVAVLDRTEAVMIAYAYPRRTQAFGVTENIGLRLPAYCSAVGRTLLANMAPEHLTTTLDGMVLEKITERTITDRTTLETLLSAIRQHQYALVDQEVEVGFRSIAVPLFRRDGTAIAALNVGIRREQASPQQMEQEYLPHLQQEADALRLQLL; encoded by the coding sequence ATGAAAAGTGAGGCAAAGGTGGCCAGAATTCTGACACGCGATGCTGAGGCACGCAAAAGCAATCCAGTTGGGCGTGACTTTTCTGAAGCCCTTGCCCGTGGCCTTACCATTCTGGCAGCCTTTGATGCTGACCACCCGGCCATGACCTTGAGTGACCTGTCCCGCAAGGTTGACCTCCCCCGCGCAACAGTCAGGCGTGCCTTGCTGACACTGCTGCACCTTGGGTATGTCGCTGATGAGGGCAGGCTGTTCCGCCTGCAGCCCAGTGTCCTGCGGCTGGCGGCAACCTACCTGTCCGCCAACCCGACATCCACCCTGATACAACCAGTCTGCGAACGGCTGGCACACACCCTTAACGCCACCTGTTCTGTCGCGGTGCTAGACAGGACAGAAGCTGTCATGATTGCCTATGCCTACCCACGCCGCACGCAGGCGTTTGGTGTGACAGAAAACATAGGCTTACGCCTGCCTGCATATTGCAGCGCTGTAGGGCGAACCTTGTTGGCCAACATGGCACCAGAACACCTGACCACAACCCTTGACGGCATGGTTTTGGAAAAAATAACCGAACGGACAATTACGGACAGAACCACGCTTGAAACACTCCTGAGCGCTATCAGGCAGCACCAGTATGCGCTGGTCGATCAGGAGGTTGAAGTCGGTTTTCGCTCCATAGCTGTCCCTCTGTTCCGCAGAGACGGCACAGCAATCGCTGCCCTTAATGTTGGTATCCGCCGCGAACAGGCCAGCCCACAGCAGATGGAACAGGAGTACCTACCCCATCTGCAACAGGAAGCTGACGCCCTGCGCCTGCAACTTCTCTAA
- a CDS encoding Lrp/AsnC family transcriptional regulator — MSKKRTTRSLDPFDRAILRIVQKDNKTPQRQIAEQVNLSAAAVQRRIAAMEKAGIIVANAAVVDVHAVQMGITAIVEVHLKDERLDTVDNAKMLFHDAPEVQQCYYVTGGISFMLIIVAADMTAYEDITRRLFAQNESVARYRSLIALDRVKAGSSIVIP, encoded by the coding sequence ATGAGCAAAAAAAGAACGACCAGGTCTCTGGACCCCTTTGATCGCGCGATCCTGCGTATTGTCCAAAAAGACAATAAAACACCGCAGCGACAAATTGCGGAGCAGGTTAACCTGTCGGCTGCGGCTGTACAAAGGCGTATTGCAGCGATGGAAAAGGCAGGCATCATTGTTGCCAATGCGGCTGTCGTGGATGTTCATGCCGTACAGATGGGCATTACTGCGATTGTCGAGGTGCATTTAAAGGACGAGCGGCTGGATACGGTCGATAATGCCAAAATGCTCTTTCATGATGCCCCAGAAGTACAGCAATGTTACTACGTAACCGGGGGGATCAGCTTTATGCTGATTATAGTGGCCGCCGATATGACAGCCTATGAGGACATAACACGCCGCCTTTTTGCCCAGAACGAGTCCGTGGCGCGGTATCGCTCCCTGATCGCGCTGGACCGCGTTAAAGCGGGCAGTAGCATTGTTATTCCGTAG
- a CDS encoding N-acyl homoserine lactonase family protein produces the protein MTADSLETDITKLYILLCGYEVLPKSVSVSGADPRFMLCEPVCAYLLETCHGWVLLDSGLDPEHMENTAKREQYFLSYGMTPPIVRPMHRLDYQLAQIGLTPRDISWVILSHLHFDHCGSIKHFPHARISVQRQEYLSALTSSCSGYIREDFTQETILWDFRDGDWQAFPGLDLITTFGHTAGHQSALVRLPHTGPMILSFDAGDLRENFIEERIPGSTTSADEALHSIRRIKALQHELNAQLVLFHDPQDIQTLKLLPQYYD, from the coding sequence ATGACGGCAGACAGTTTGGAAACAGACATCACAAAACTCTACATCTTACTGTGTGGGTATGAAGTTTTGCCAAAATCCGTCTCGGTTTCCGGGGCGGACCCGCGCTTTATGTTGTGTGAACCTGTCTGTGCTTATCTGCTGGAGACATGCCACGGATGGGTGCTGCTGGATTCCGGCCTGGACCCAGAGCATATGGAAAATACTGCAAAAAGAGAGCAATATTTTCTGTCATACGGTATGACACCGCCCATTGTCCGCCCCATGCACCGGCTTGATTACCAGTTGGCACAGATCGGCCTGACACCCCGTGATATTTCATGGGTTATTCTCTCACATCTGCATTTTGACCACTGTGGCTCCATCAAACACTTCCCACATGCCCGCATATCCGTTCAAAGGCAGGAATATCTCAGCGCCCTTACATCCTCCTGTAGCGGATACATTCGGGAAGACTTTACCCAGGAGACCATACTCTGGGACTTTAGAGACGGAGACTGGCAGGCGTTCCCCGGTCTGGACCTGATAACCACCTTTGGTCACACTGCGGGCCATCAATCCGCTCTTGTCAGGCTCCCTCATACAGGACCGATGATCCTGTCTTTCGACGCTGGTGATCTGCGTGAAAACTTTATTGAAGAACGCATACCCGGCTCAACAACCAGTGCGGATGAGGCATTACACTCCATACGGCGGATCAAGGCGCTACAGCATGAACTGAATGCTCAACTGGTCCTGTTCCACGACCCGCAGGATATTCAGACCCTCAAGCTACTACCCCAGTATTACGACTGA
- a CDS encoding DMT family transporter, whose translation METEQQTGHAHNIPLGVLCGAGAGALWGLVFLAPELVRAFTPLQLAIGRYLTYGAIAAVLIMPRWQKLQRSLKQQDWIALFRLSLFGNTLYYILLSMSVQTGGIALTSLVIGFLPVAVTVIGSRDKGAVSLLTLLPSLLFCAAGAACIGWEAIAAPEASRQSIIGLVCAIAALASWTAYAVGNSRCLMRLTKVSVHEWNLLTGLVTGAQAVLLLPVALLLGHLQYSVTQWERFAAVSLTMAAVASIMGNALWNRMSRLVPLTMTGQMILFETLFALLYGFVWEQRWPRPLEVAAFLLIVLSVLTCVSVHHKESSKRRRIDNAPQLAQG comes from the coding sequence ATGGAAACAGAACAGCAGACAGGTCATGCCCATAATATCCCCTTAGGTGTACTCTGTGGCGCAGGGGCAGGCGCGTTATGGGGGCTGGTTTTTCTTGCGCCAGAACTGGTGCGGGCCTTTACACCCCTGCAACTGGCCATAGGCCGCTACCTGACTTATGGGGCAATCGCCGCCGTTCTGATTATGCCACGGTGGCAAAAGCTGCAACGTAGCCTCAAGCAGCAGGACTGGATTGCTCTTTTCCGGCTCTCGCTCTTTGGCAACACGCTCTATTATATCCTGCTATCCATGTCCGTGCAGACCGGTGGTATTGCCCTGACCTCTCTGGTCATTGGCTTTCTACCTGTTGCCGTCACGGTTATTGGCAGCCGGGACAAGGGGGCTGTCTCTCTGCTCACCCTTTTACCGTCCCTGCTGTTCTGCGCCGCAGGGGCAGCCTGCATCGGCTGGGAAGCAATCGCGGCACCCGAGGCCAGCCGCCAGTCCATTATCGGCCTTGTCTGCGCTATTGCTGCCCTTGCCTCCTGGACTGCCTATGCCGTGGGTAACAGCCGTTGCCTTATGCGGCTGACAAAGGTTTCCGTGCATGAATGGAACCTGCTGACGGGGCTTGTCACCGGGGCACAGGCTGTGCTGCTGCTGCCAGTTGCCCTTCTGCTCGGCCATTTGCAGTATAGTGTGACACAGTGGGAACGCTTTGCTGCTGTGTCGCTGACTATGGCGGCAGTTGCCTCCATTATGGGGAATGCCTTGTGGAACCGGATGAGCCGCCTGGTACCGCTTACCATGACCGGGCAGATGATCCTGTTTGAAACCCTGTTTGCGCTCCTCTACGGCTTTGTGTGGGAACAACGCTGGCCCCGGCCGCTTGAAGTTGCCGCATTTTTGCTGATTGTTTTGAGTGTACTCACCTGCGTTTCTGTCCACCATAAAGAGTCCAGCAAACGGAGGCGGATCGACAACGCCCCTCAGCTAGCGCAGGGCTGA
- a CDS encoding metallophosphoesterase has protein sequence MRLVVFTIPLLVVILNWLWPLPLPLALKVVAAGLIVVAALYHYWCRLSSGSVFAPEFPRPLIIAFNWAFGTLLFLTFFQLGLDLCALLIALVRWEPVHIPTLARLGVGGCAGGLAAIGIANALRVPPVHDVNIMIRGLPPAFEGYRLAQLTDMHLSRLFPASWAAAVVERTNATKADMIVVTGDFIDGSVAMRQADVAPLAQLHAADGVLAIPGNHEYFFDYSDWINHLSGLGFHFLLNSHTVVTRGQDKMVFAGVTDRSAPHHGQAGPDVGKALAGSPADAPIILLDHQPGDARTAAAHGVALQLSGHTHGGMLWGLDRLVARGNNGFVSRRYDVGKMILYVSNGTGLWPGFALRLGIPSEITLFHFHAG, from the coding sequence TTGCGTCTTGTTGTTTTTACCATCCCTCTGCTGGTCGTCATTCTGAACTGGTTATGGCCGCTCCCGTTGCCTCTTGCTCTTAAGGTTGTTGCCGCAGGTCTGATCGTTGTTGCTGCACTTTACCATTATTGGTGCCGCCTCTCTTCTGGTTCTGTTTTTGCACCAGAGTTCCCGCGCCCGCTCATTATTGCGTTCAACTGGGCCTTTGGCACACTCCTGTTCCTTACGTTTTTCCAACTTGGGCTTGATCTCTGTGCCCTGCTGATTGCCCTGGTCCGATGGGAGCCAGTGCATATCCCCACACTCGCTCGGCTGGGTGTGGGGGGCTGTGCTGGGGGGCTTGCCGCGATTGGTATTGCCAATGCCCTGCGTGTCCCCCCTGTCCACGACGTCAACATCATGATCCGGGGTTTGCCCCCTGCGTTTGAGGGCTACCGCCTTGCCCAGTTAACTGACATGCATTTAAGCAGGCTTTTCCCTGCCAGTTGGGCAGCCGCAGTAGTAGAGCGCACCAACGCGACAAAAGCTGATATGATTGTGGTGACTGGGGATTTTATTGATGGGTCAGTCGCTATGCGACAGGCAGATGTTGCCCCCCTCGCCCAGCTCCACGCGGCAGATGGTGTACTGGCAATACCGGGCAATCATGAGTATTTTTTTGATTATTCCGACTGGATAAACCACCTGTCAGGTTTGGGCTTCCATTTCCTGCTGAACAGTCACACCGTGGTTACGCGAGGGCAGGATAAAATGGTGTTTGCGGGCGTGACTGATCGCTCTGCCCCTCACCACGGACAGGCAGGCCCGGACGTAGGCAAGGCCCTTGCTGGAAGCCCTGCAGATGCCCCGATTATTCTGCTTGACCACCAACCCGGTGATGCCCGCACGGCTGCCGCCCATGGCGTTGCCCTGCAACTCTCCGGCCACACCCATGGTGGAATGCTCTGGGGGCTGGACCGTCTTGTGGCACGTGGCAACAACGGCTTTGTCTCCCGACGTTACGATGTGGGCAAGATGATCCTGTATGTCAGTAACGGCACTGGCTTGTGGCCAGGATTTGCCCTGCGCCTTGGTATACCGTCAGAAATAACCCTGTTTCACTTCCATGCGGGTTAA
- a CDS encoding amidohydrolase family protein: MNTSSHPTEWAVERLLPLPGHQPVAHQQTLHARDGMITRVGPAGATMPQAGSLAMPAFANAHDHGRGLPTLSCGIPDGPLEVWMSRLGVEPHTLSFLNTACAFARMACAGIGATVHCHNTQNGRALLQEATGVAKAAQAVGIRVAFAVPFAGANPFVYESEQRFQDIFTHPEHFPALTAPRHRRSLEEGLNIVDALAELESPTFNVQYGPVGPQWTDRATLETISDRSAATGRRVHIHFFETRPQREWADSMFPEGILQYFDSIGLLSPRLTLAHGVWLREHEIELLAARGVLLSCNISSNMRLASGLPPLPTILAKKLKFGIGLDGMSLEDDDDILREARLLRGIMQTLHPGLDGPGDTRDSTPLCFHALMRVGRECIVGQDNGGVLEAGRPADFVIVNTQRVMPTAIADDVLPELLLTRLTRQDVQALVVNGRTIVSDGRCQTVDLHDMENELHAIVQHALARGTPPIAPEWENSIRQYYRAQLHTQNRAQQR; encoded by the coding sequence ATGAATACGTCCTCACATCCCACAGAGTGGGCGGTCGAGCGGCTTCTGCCGCTACCCGGCCACCAGCCTGTTGCCCACCAGCAGACACTGCACGCGCGTGATGGCATGATCACGCGTGTTGGTCCGGCCGGGGCTACAATGCCACAGGCTGGTAGTCTTGCCATGCCTGCTTTTGCCAATGCCCACGATCATGGTCGGGGCCTGCCAACACTGTCCTGCGGTATTCCCGACGGACCGTTGGAAGTCTGGATGTCCAGACTTGGGGTGGAACCGCACACACTATCTTTTTTGAATACAGCCTGTGCTTTTGCCCGCATGGCCTGTGCGGGCATTGGTGCAACAGTGCACTGCCATAACACACAGAACGGCCGCGCCCTGTTGCAGGAGGCTACGGGGGTTGCCAAAGCCGCCCAAGCGGTCGGTATCCGCGTTGCCTTTGCCGTGCCTTTTGCCGGGGCAAATCCGTTTGTTTATGAAAGTGAACAACGCTTTCAGGATATATTCACCCACCCGGAGCACTTCCCTGCTTTGACAGCCCCCCGGCACCGCCGCAGTCTGGAGGAAGGGCTGAACATTGTAGACGCTCTGGCAGAACTGGAAAGCCCCACTTTTAATGTGCAGTATGGTCCTGTTGGCCCGCAATGGACTGACCGGGCAACACTGGAGACAATAAGCGACCGTTCCGCTGCCACTGGCAGGCGGGTTCACATACATTTTTTTGAAACACGCCCCCAGCGGGAATGGGCGGACAGCATGTTTCCCGAGGGTATTCTCCAGTATTTTGACAGCATCGGCCTGCTATCCCCCCGGCTGACACTGGCGCATGGCGTGTGGCTGCGCGAGCATGAAATTGAATTGCTGGCAGCACGAGGGGTTCTGCTGTCATGCAATATTTCCTCCAACATGCGGCTGGCTTCGGGACTGCCCCCTCTGCCGACCATTTTGGCTAAAAAGCTGAAATTCGGGATCGGGTTGGACGGCATGTCGCTTGAAGATGATGATGACATTCTGCGGGAAGCCCGCCTGCTCCGTGGGATCATGCAAACGCTGCACCCCGGGCTGGATGGACCGGGCGACACCCGCGACAGCACGCCCCTTTGCTTTCATGCTCTTATGCGTGTGGGGCGTGAATGTATTGTCGGGCAGGATAACGGTGGAGTGCTTGAGGCAGGCCGCCCGGCAGACTTTGTTATCGTCAATACCCAACGGGTCATGCCCACCGCCATAGCAGATGATGTCCTGCCCGAACTGCTGCTGACACGCTTGACCCGACAGGATGTGCAAGCCCTTGTTGTCAATGGCCGCACCATTGTCAGCGACGGACGCTGCCAGACCGTTGATCTGCACGACATGGAAAACGAGTTACACGCCATTGTCCAACATGCTCTGGCACGCGGCACACCGCCTATTGCACCAGAGTGGGAAAACTCTATCCGACAGTATTACCGCGCACAGTTGCACACCCAGAACCGGGCACAACAGCGATGA
- a CDS encoding lipase family protein, which translates to MKALFSRTTLLALTCVLSPLPGLAATPTQDVSAFYQWQAPVEAPPGTILRTEPLKASWLPADTGAAYRILYSSTDGMDPKRLVPVSGYMLFPSGPAPKKGWPVVIWAHGTTGVADRCAPSWMGPRARDTAYLNAWLKRGFAIVASDYQGLGTPGVHPYLLYRPEAYSLLDAGRAILNQKQFPVRNTLLIVGQSQGAGATLAASWAFPQYAPKLGIKAAVMTGLVASVHQDHPQSDDSNETRYTTVNDMDPAFAMLRLAGSDQAIHPQTDPSSLLSDKGRVMLSVSKTACLHDLFDKAEELGIHKGKDMLAQDITAYDKDMDQYFELPNGHVTIPLFLGTGLADGMAGTKGQYDAAKALCKAGTTVQWHTYPGVTHNGAVNYSLPDSAVFVKDVLSGKPVASSCDSLTPPGPIQSALPDIPFNK; encoded by the coding sequence ATGAAAGCTCTTTTTTCCAGAACAACACTTCTTGCCCTGACATGCGTCCTGAGCCCCTTACCGGGGCTGGCGGCCACTCCGACACAGGATGTGTCAGCCTTTTACCAGTGGCAGGCACCCGTTGAGGCACCGCCCGGCACCATTTTGCGTACGGAGCCACTCAAGGCAAGCTGGCTCCCCGCCGACACGGGGGCAGCCTATCGTATCCTCTACAGCTCAACCGATGGCATGGACCCCAAGCGGCTAGTTCCCGTGTCAGGCTATATGCTGTTTCCCTCCGGCCCGGCCCCCAAGAAAGGCTGGCCTGTCGTTATTTGGGCGCATGGTACGACAGGTGTGGCTGATCGCTGCGCGCCATCATGGATGGGCCCGCGGGCGCGGGATACGGCATATCTCAACGCCTGGCTCAAGCGGGGCTTTGCTATTGTAGCCTCCGACTATCAGGGTCTTGGCACACCGGGAGTGCACCCGTACCTGCTCTACCGCCCGGAAGCCTACAGCCTGCTTGATGCTGGCCGCGCGATCCTGAACCAAAAGCAGTTTCCCGTGCGTAACACACTCCTGATTGTCGGGCAGTCACAAGGTGCGGGGGCGACCCTTGCCGCATCATGGGCATTCCCCCAGTATGCTCCCAAACTTGGTATTAAGGCGGCTGTCATGACGGGGCTGGTTGCCTCTGTGCATCAGGACCACCCCCAAAGCGACGACAGTAACGAAACCCGCTATACCACTGTTAACGACATGGACCCCGCCTTTGCCATGCTCCGCCTGGCGGGTAGCGACCAGGCCATTCACCCTCAAACAGACCCGTCCTCCCTGCTGTCAGACAAAGGGCGTGTTATGCTGTCTGTTTCCAAAACAGCCTGCCTGCATGACCTGTTTGACAAGGCGGAAGAACTGGGCATTCACAAAGGCAAAGACATGCTGGCCCAGGACATAACTGCCTATGACAAGGATATGGACCAGTATTTTGAACTCCCAAACGGGCATGTCACCATCCCTCTGTTTTTAGGCACCGGGCTGGCCGACGGTATGGCTGGCACCAAGGGTCAATATGATGCCGCAAAAGCCCTGTGCAAGGCAGGCACAACCGTGCAGTGGCATACGTACCCCGGGGTCACACATAATGGTGCCGTCAACTACTCACTCCCTGACTCTGCTGTGTTTGTCAAAGATGTTCTGAGCGGCAAGCCTGTTGCATCATCCTGCGACAGCCTCACACCCCCTGGCCCCATACAGTCTGCCCTGCCGGACATTCCTTTCAACAAATGA
- a CDS encoding glutamine synthetase family protein — protein sequence MSFIENHTLWTDRQKEAARDAEQQVRANRLETIRFSFPDQHGILRGKTLVASALGSAFSAGISLPSSLLMKDTAHRTVISIFSAQNSTGMTEMRGSADVIMVPDPTTFKILPWAPQTGWMLCDLYFRDGRKVPFATRHICRDALTRLEEAGYGFMTGLEVEFHLTRLDNPRLAAEDAGQPAVAPDVSLTHRGYNYLTELNYDQLAPILDILRTNIQALGLNLLSMEIEFGPSQVEMVFKVAEGMQPADDMVLFRSAVKQVCRRHGYHASFMCRPRLPDVMSSGWHLHQSLKTLSTGDNAFVPPDNTAPLSATGMHWLGGLLHNAAAAAVFSTPTINGYKRYRPFSLAPDRAIWGMDNRGVMLRVLSAPADPASRIENRVGEPAANPYLYLASQVIAGLDGLANQISPGIAADEPYGTPAALLPTTLARAVDALEHSSVFRNAMGDSFISYLTDIKKAEIKRYELEVSEWEQREYFDMF from the coding sequence ATGAGCTTTATTGAAAACCACACCCTATGGACCGATCGGCAGAAAGAAGCGGCCCGCGACGCTGAACAGCAGGTCCGCGCAAACAGGCTGGAAACCATCCGATTTTCCTTCCCTGACCAGCACGGTATCCTGCGTGGCAAGACACTGGTGGCATCGGCACTGGGGAGCGCTTTTTCAGCCGGGATCTCCCTGCCCTCCTCCCTGTTGATGAAGGACACGGCTCATCGCACTGTTATTTCCATTTTTTCGGCCCAGAACAGCACCGGCATGACCGAAATGCGGGGCTCGGCCGATGTGATTATGGTGCCAGACCCCACAACCTTCAAAATTCTGCCCTGGGCACCACAAACAGGCTGGATGCTGTGTGACCTGTATTTCCGCGATGGTCGTAAAGTGCCCTTTGCCACCCGCCATATCTGCCGCGATGCCCTGACCCGGCTGGAGGAGGCCGGTTATGGCTTTATGACGGGGCTGGAGGTGGAGTTCCACCTCACCCGTCTGGATAACCCCCGACTGGCAGCAGAAGATGCAGGACAGCCCGCTGTTGCACCAGATGTCAGCCTGACACACAGGGGCTATAATTACCTGACAGAACTGAACTACGATCAGCTTGCGCCCATTCTGGATATTCTGCGCACGAACATTCAGGCACTGGGTTTAAACCTCCTGTCGATGGAAATAGAGTTTGGCCCCAGCCAGGTTGAAATGGTCTTTAAAGTTGCGGAAGGGATGCAGCCTGCTGACGACATGGTGCTGTTTCGTTCAGCGGTCAAACAGGTGTGCCGCCGCCATGGCTACCATGCCAGCTTCATGTGTCGGCCACGTCTGCCTGATGTCATGTCCAGTGGCTGGCATTTACACCAGTCCCTGAAAACACTGTCTACGGGGGACAACGCATTTGTCCCGCCGGACAATACCGCCCCCCTGTCAGCAACAGGCATGCACTGGCTGGGCGGTTTGTTGCACAATGCTGCTGCGGCGGCTGTGTTTTCCACCCCCACCATTAATGGATATAAGCGCTATCGCCCATTTTCCCTCGCCCCAGACCGGGCTATCTGGGGCATGGACAACCGGGGCGTCATGTTACGGGTGCTGTCCGCCCCGGCCGACCCTGCATCACGCATTGAAAACCGTGTTGGAGAGCCAGCAGCAAACCCGTACCTCTATCTGGCATCTCAGGTCATTGCCGGGTTGGATGGGCTGGCAAACCAGATATCACCGGGCATTGCAGCGGATGAACCCTATGGCACTCCCGCCGCCCTGTTGCCCACGACCCTGGCCCGTGCCGTAGACGCACTGGAACACAGCTCGGTTTTCCGTAACGCCATGGGGGACTCCTTTATCTCCTATCTGACAGACATCAAAAAAGCGGAAATAAAACGCTATGAACTTGAAGTGTCTGAATGGGAGCAGCGTGAATATTTTGACATGTTCTGA